From Abditibacteriota bacterium:
GGAACCAGGAGATCAGCGAGATAGTCCGGGGGCTCAAGCTCCTGGCCAAGGAAATGGACTGTCCGGTGATGGCTCTGTCTCAGGTGAACCGCAAGCTGGAGGACCGCCCGGACAAAAGGCCTCAGCTCAGCGATCTGAGAGAATCCGGCTCCATAGAGCAGGATGCGGATATAGTGCTCATGCTGCACAGGCCCTCCTACCATGACCGCAAGACCTCAGATGACGCGGAGCCGCCGGCCCCGGTGGAGGAGGCGACGGTGATCATAGCCAAGCACAGAAACGGCGAGACCAAGGACTTGACTCTGG
This genomic window contains:
- a CDS encoding DnaB-like helicase C-terminal domain-containing protein; this translates as NQEISEIVRGLKLLAKEMDCPVMALSQVNRKLEDRPDKRPQLSDLRESGSIEQDADIVLMLHRPSYHDRKTSDDAEPPAPVEEATVIIAKHRNGETKDLTLGFVRKYAAFRNLAEGYRETGE